From the genome of Rarobacter incanus, one region includes:
- a CDS encoding DUF58 domain-containing protein: MVISGRLVLLQLLGIIPAVIWPTPNVVFGWFAAVVALGIVDAMAAASPKKLLVKRNEPVATRVGQHTESQIVLRNPTSRRLRAVVRDAWTPSAHAADSRHRVALRPGDGARIATGLQPTRRGILESGPVVVRSYGPLGLIGRQRSLPVTSQVRVLPAFHSRRHLPSKLARLRELDGHSAVQIRGEGTEFDSLREYVIGDDVRSIDWRASARRADVVVRTWRPERDRRVLIIVDTGRTSAMRTEDGTRLEAGIEATLLLSALAAHAGDHVEVLAFDSARRAAIHTDTTHDVLATVANGLMSLEPALVETNWEKVAGWVAQHHRQRSLVVLVTGLEPAPLEAGLLPVIGHLTRRHTVILASATAGGGPKAAGGDPATAAPKEALPASSDAFVSNAFVPDAFDTAANARWELDRAGVSAQLQQAGVHVVDRPASDLASALSDRYLDLKSMGEL; this comes from the coding sequence ATGGTCATTAGCGGGCGGCTGGTTCTCTTACAGCTGCTGGGAATCATCCCGGCGGTCATTTGGCCGACTCCAAACGTCGTCTTTGGTTGGTTCGCGGCGGTGGTTGCGCTGGGCATTGTCGATGCCATGGCGGCCGCTTCCCCAAAGAAGTTGCTGGTCAAACGCAACGAACCGGTTGCAACCCGCGTCGGCCAGCACACGGAATCGCAGATCGTATTGCGGAACCCCACCTCGAGGCGGTTGCGGGCGGTTGTTCGCGACGCCTGGACTCCCTCGGCCCACGCCGCCGATTCGCGCCACCGCGTTGCGCTGCGGCCCGGGGACGGGGCTCGCATAGCGACGGGCCTGCAACCGACGCGCCGGGGAATCCTGGAATCCGGGCCTGTCGTTGTCCGCTCTTACGGTCCGCTGGGGTTGATTGGGCGCCAGCGCAGCCTGCCCGTGACATCGCAGGTGCGAGTCCTGCCCGCCTTCCACTCGCGGCGGCACCTGCCTAGCAAACTAGCCCGGCTGCGCGAACTGGATGGGCATTCTGCGGTGCAGATCCGCGGCGAGGGGACGGAATTCGATTCGCTGCGGGAGTACGTCATCGGCGATGATGTGCGCTCCATCGACTGGCGCGCGTCCGCCAGGCGCGCCGACGTCGTCGTCCGCACGTGGCGGCCCGAACGCGACCGTCGCGTCTTGATCATTGTCGATACGGGACGGACGAGCGCCATGCGAACCGAAGACGGGACCCGACTGGAGGCGGGTATCGAGGCGACTCTGTTGCTGTCTGCGTTGGCAGCGCACGCGGGAGATCACGTCGAGGTCCTGGCCTTCGACTCCGCGCGCCGCGCCGCGATCCACACCGACACAACCCACGACGTGCTTGCGACCGTGGCCAATGGCCTGATGTCGCTGGAGCCTGCGCTGGTCGAGACGAACTGGGAAAAGGTCGCGGGTTGGGTCGCGCAGCACCACCGGCAGCGCTCTCTTGTGGTTCTGGTGACAGGTTTGGAACCTGCCCCACTCGAAGCGGGGCTGCTGCCGGTCATCGGCCACTTGACGCGCCGGCACACGGTGATCCTGGCGTCGGCGACGGCGGGAGGTGGGCCGAAGGCCGCGGGTGGTGACCCTGCTACGGCAGCGCCGAAGGAAGCCCTCCCGGCATCCTCGGACGCATTTGTGTCCAATGCCTTTGTGCCCGACGCATTCGATACGGCAGCGAACGCGCGATGGGAGTTGGATCGAGCGGGAGTATCGGCGCAGTTGCAACAAGCCGGGGTGCATGTTGTCGATCGTCCCGCCTCGGACCTGGCGTCAGCGCTCAGCGACCGCTACCTCGACCTGAAATCGATGGGTGAACTGTAG
- a CDS encoding ABC transporter ATP-binding protein, with protein sequence MAANESPRDAVIGAPTAQGAAVAQDAAVAQDAAVAQGAPTAQGEGKPRVPSVILDDVHVNYLIIGSKGGKVRAHRNDPLWKRIARRGMKLSSVGTTEVHAVRGVSFTAYDGESIGILGSNGSGKSTLLRAICGLQPLSQGRVYARGTISLMGVGAALMRNLTGERNVMLGCLALGMKRSEVKKKFRQIVRFSEIGDAVYLPMSTYSSGMGARLRFAISTAVVPDILVVDEALATGDAAFREKCERRITAIRESAGTVFIVSHSAKTISEMCTRAIWLDKGEIRMDGDVDEVAEAYRKHVLELRREKRRKRMERRARRAAEAEKWESGKV encoded by the coding sequence ATGGCCGCGAATGAGTCCCCGCGCGACGCCGTGATCGGTGCGCCGACCGCGCAGGGTGCCGCCGTTGCCCAGGACGCCGCCGTTGCACAGGACGCCGCCGTCGCGCAGGGTGCGCCGACCGCGCAGGGCGAGGGCAAGCCGCGCGTTCCCTCCGTAATCCTGGACGACGTGCACGTCAACTACTTGATCATTGGTTCCAAAGGCGGCAAAGTTCGCGCGCATCGCAATGACCCGCTGTGGAAACGCATAGCTCGGCGCGGGATGAAGCTGTCGTCGGTTGGCACCACCGAGGTCCACGCAGTCCGCGGTGTGTCGTTCACAGCCTACGACGGTGAATCGATCGGTATCTTGGGGTCGAATGGGTCGGGCAAATCGACGCTGCTGCGCGCAATCTGCGGACTGCAACCGCTGTCCCAGGGCAGAGTCTATGCCCGCGGCACTATCTCCTTGATGGGCGTGGGGGCTGCATTGATGCGCAACCTCACGGGGGAACGCAACGTGATGCTGGGTTGCTTGGCGCTCGGTATGAAGCGGTCCGAGGTGAAAAAGAAGTTCCGCCAGATCGTTCGATTTTCGGAGATTGGCGATGCCGTCTACCTGCCCATGTCGACGTATTCGAGCGGGATGGGCGCTCGATTGCGATTCGCGATTTCGACGGCAGTAGTACCAGACATCTTGGTTGTGGACGAGGCCCTCGCCACCGGCGATGCCGCCTTCCGTGAGAAGTGCGAACGCCGTATCACTGCTATTCGCGAGTCCGCGGGGACCGTGTTCATCGTCAGTCACTCGGCGAAGACCATTTCGGAAATGTGTACCCGCGCCATCTGGCTCGACAAGGGCGAGATCCGCATGGACGGCGACGTGGACGAGGTCGCCGAGGCATACCGCAAGCACGTCTTGGAGTTGCGACGAGAGAAGCGGCGGAAGCGGATGGAACGGCGGGCGCGCCGCGCGGCCGAGGCCGAGAAATGGGAATCCGGTAAAGTTTAG
- a CDS encoding CDP-glycerol glycerophosphotransferase family protein has protein sequence MPNPIHAIREAGAATASRLAAATRRNPRIRALLARARESALKLRDDVVPVEIDKDLVFFASFSGRSVGGSPLAVFLELANDGSRADLRFVWAVRDRAEALRQHPYLDSPRVSLVQYGSRRCAAAMRRAGVWVSSTTLPEHIRLRPGQQYIQTWHGTPFKRLGRDIAGTSAGANGHDFARRYARDAARMSILVSGSQFTDRVFTTAFSLDTMGNERILAHTGNPRNDPLVRVADATPAQARAARDAARAKLGLPRDGALVLYAPTWRDDMPATSRGYRFTVPLDVKALRAAWGNDVSFIFRAHYLMAAAWDLDGLEGIVYDRSAADDVNDVMVAADALITDYSSIFFDYALLQRPMYFFAPDLQHYAQVSRGLYFPPEQLPGPVATTMDELASCTAPDQAGRTDTSAFTREFATYERGTASRQIIERVWPR, from the coding sequence GTGCCAAACCCGATTCATGCGATCCGCGAGGCGGGCGCGGCAACAGCTTCGCGGCTCGCGGCCGCGACCCGCCGCAATCCCCGCATACGCGCCTTACTTGCTCGCGCGCGCGAATCCGCGCTCAAGCTTCGCGACGACGTCGTGCCAGTCGAAATCGACAAGGATCTGGTCTTCTTCGCTTCTTTCTCCGGCAGATCGGTCGGCGGATCCCCGCTCGCGGTCTTCCTGGAATTGGCCAATGATGGGTCTCGAGCTGATCTGCGATTCGTGTGGGCGGTGCGCGACCGCGCCGAGGCACTGCGCCAGCATCCCTACTTAGACTCGCCCCGCGTATCGCTAGTGCAATACGGGTCGCGCCGCTGCGCTGCCGCGATGCGCAGGGCCGGAGTGTGGGTGTCATCCACAACGCTGCCCGAACACATTCGTTTGCGACCCGGGCAGCAGTATATTCAAACGTGGCATGGCACTCCCTTCAAGCGCCTCGGCCGCGACATCGCTGGCACATCCGCCGGGGCCAACGGTCACGACTTCGCGCGCCGCTACGCGCGCGACGCGGCGCGGATGTCCATACTCGTATCGGGATCGCAATTCACCGATCGAGTCTTTACAACCGCCTTCTCGCTCGACACGATGGGCAACGAGCGGATACTCGCGCACACCGGGAACCCTCGTAACGACCCATTGGTTCGTGTGGCTGATGCAACCCCCGCCCAAGCGCGCGCCGCACGGGACGCCGCACGAGCGAAACTGGGGCTGCCACGCGACGGGGCGCTCGTCCTTTATGCCCCCACGTGGCGCGACGATATGCCCGCAACCTCGCGCGGTTACCGTTTCACGGTGCCCCTCGATGTAAAGGCGCTGCGCGCGGCATGGGGAAACGACGTATCCTTCATCTTCCGCGCGCACTACCTCATGGCGGCCGCGTGGGACTTGGACGGGTTGGAAGGAATTGTGTACGACAGGTCCGCCGCCGACGATGTCAACGACGTGATGGTGGCCGCGGACGCGTTGATAACCGACTATTCGAGCATCTTTTTCGACTACGCCCTACTGCAACGCCCCATGTATTTCTTCGCCCCGGACCTGCAGCACTACGCGCAGGTTTCACGCGGGCTGTATTTCCCTCCCGAACAATTGCCCGGGCCGGTGGCAACCACAATGGACGAACTAGCGTCCTGTACCGCGCCCGATCAAGCGGGACGCACCGATACCTCGGCGTTCACCCGCGAATTCGCCACCTACGAGCGCGGCACGGCCAGTCGGCAAATCATCGAACGGGTCTGGCCCCGGTAG
- a CDS encoding zinc-binding metallopeptidase family protein, with product MRVFSCSRCGSLVNFEDARCLTCGAALGYVHGVDRMRALGTDGQATWAGAQWRRCAESDGGCNWLVRTSDPDPECAACRLIRRRPADNDETGQGLLSQAKVAERRLLFQLLEHSLPITSAREAEGGLAFDLLSSTSEGEKVVTGHADGIVTIDLDEVGDAYRESIRVEFGEPYRTMLGHFRHEIGHYYWQVIVADSPVIDEFRDIFGDERESYADAIERHYSEGTPPNWQDNFISEYATMHPWEDFAESWAHYLHITDTLQTAASFRMRLGGLVGDKLADSLKGTLTTAPDLSMTGYHNVDFGRILDTWHPLALAFNQINRSMGKADLYPFVIPAPVRKKMTFVHEVIGAYVRLHQTEQ from the coding sequence GTGCGAGTCTTTTCATGTTCCCGCTGCGGGAGTCTTGTCAATTTCGAAGATGCCAGGTGCCTGACCTGCGGTGCGGCGCTAGGGTATGTTCACGGCGTCGACCGTATGCGCGCTCTCGGAACGGACGGGCAGGCTACGTGGGCGGGTGCCCAGTGGCGCCGCTGCGCGGAATCCGACGGCGGTTGCAATTGGCTCGTTCGCACATCGGACCCGGATCCTGAATGCGCCGCATGTCGGCTGATTCGCCGCCGACCCGCCGATAATGACGAAACCGGTCAGGGGCTCCTATCTCAGGCGAAAGTCGCGGAGCGCAGGCTCCTGTTCCAGCTCCTCGAGCACTCTCTCCCGATCACCTCAGCCCGCGAAGCCGAGGGAGGGCTAGCATTCGATCTTCTATCGTCCACTTCTGAGGGTGAGAAGGTGGTGACCGGCCACGCCGACGGGATCGTCACCATTGACTTGGACGAGGTCGGGGACGCCTACAGAGAATCGATTCGCGTTGAGTTCGGCGAGCCATATAGGACGATGCTCGGTCACTTCCGCCACGAAATTGGGCACTACTACTGGCAAGTTATCGTCGCAGACTCCCCCGTGATTGACGAGTTCCGGGACATCTTTGGTGACGAGCGCGAATCGTACGCCGATGCGATCGAGCGCCACTACTCCGAAGGCACTCCCCCGAACTGGCAGGACAATTTCATTTCGGAATACGCCACGATGCACCCATGGGAAGACTTCGCGGAATCCTGGGCCCATTACCTGCACATCACAGATACACTGCAGACGGCAGCATCGTTCCGGATGCGCCTTGGCGGGCTAGTCGGCGACAAGTTGGCCGATTCGCTCAAGGGAACCTTGACCACCGCGCCGGATCTGTCCATGACCGGATACCACAACGTCGATTTCGGACGGATCCTCGATACCTGGCACCCGCTCGCGCTTGCGTTCAACCAAATCAACAGGTCCATGGGCAAGGCAGATTTGTACCCTTTCGTCATTCCTGCACCAGTGCGCAAGAAAATGACATTTGTGCACGAGGTTATCGGCGCCTATGTCCGCTTGCACCAAACGGAGCAGTAA
- a CDS encoding NTP transferase domain-containing protein, translating into MQVGILAAGMGTRLGKPFPKSLTPLNDGRTIMGQQFGNIAEVFPDAQVYVVVGFKLEMIMESHPRAVFVYNEEFDRTNTSKSLMRLLRASAPGGLLWMNGDVVFDPAILERLRPYIERDESVVAVNTSQVAEEEVKYTVDADGFIAKLSKQVVGGLGEAIGINYVGSGDKAALIKRLEEVADQEYFEGGIELSIEKDGMKVTPVDISDLYAVEVDFAEDLIRANEHVS; encoded by the coding sequence ATGCAGGTTGGAATTCTGGCTGCTGGTATGGGAACTCGTTTGGGTAAACCGTTCCCTAAGTCGTTGACACCGCTCAACGATGGCCGGACCATCATGGGTCAGCAGTTCGGTAACATCGCGGAGGTCTTCCCGGATGCACAGGTGTATGTCGTTGTGGGATTCAAGCTCGAGATGATCATGGAGTCACACCCTCGGGCCGTATTCGTTTATAATGAGGAGTTCGACCGCACAAATACCTCCAAGTCGCTGATGCGGCTGTTGCGGGCAAGTGCTCCCGGCGGGCTGTTGTGGATGAACGGCGACGTTGTCTTCGACCCGGCGATCCTTGAACGCCTCCGTCCTTACATTGAGCGCGATGAATCCGTCGTTGCGGTCAACACCTCTCAGGTAGCCGAGGAAGAAGTCAAGTACACCGTTGACGCCGATGGGTTCATCGCGAAGCTATCGAAGCAGGTCGTCGGCGGATTGGGAGAAGCAATCGGCATCAACTACGTGGGAAGCGGCGATAAGGCCGCCCTTATTAAGCGCCTCGAAGAGGTTGCGGATCAGGAATACTTCGAGGGAGGGATCGAATTGTCAATCGAGAAGGACGGCATGAAGGTGACTCCCGTGGACATTTCCGATCTTTATGCGGTCGAGGTCGACTTCGCCGAAGACTTGATTCGGGCGAACGAGCACGTTTCCTAA
- a CDS encoding RDD family protein — MPVRTEPAPSLDDSHAASLEGTVLAEGVVADSRPVSFAVRMVSGAIDGLVQSAVFFILLWALWAFVAASQGNFDGDAASILIIVFTVLALVAVPAGVETMTRGRSLGKLVMGIRVVRDDGGPVRFRHCLVRALTGVFELWFTFGSVATVVAFFNSKGKRIGDLLAGTYAIRVRGARIATLRLQVPPDLAMWASHSDMRPLPDSVALAARQFLSRAGQFTPDARMRLAQQIAASLEPYVAPGPPAGTHPEAFIAAVLATRMERDLARATAQEHMAVQRREQLSRLPFGIIDAPK, encoded by the coding sequence ATGCCAGTACGCACCGAGCCAGCGCCTAGTCTCGACGATTCTCACGCTGCGTCACTCGAAGGAACGGTCCTTGCGGAGGGGGTCGTCGCTGATTCCCGCCCGGTATCATTCGCCGTCCGGATGGTTTCGGGCGCGATAGATGGCCTCGTCCAAAGCGCGGTCTTTTTTATTCTCCTGTGGGCGTTATGGGCATTTGTCGCCGCCAGCCAGGGAAACTTCGATGGCGACGCCGCTTCCATCCTCATAATCGTCTTCACGGTGCTGGCACTTGTAGCCGTTCCTGCTGGAGTCGAAACGATGACGCGAGGGCGATCCCTCGGGAAGCTGGTTATGGGAATACGGGTCGTGCGCGACGACGGCGGCCCGGTCCGATTCCGCCACTGCCTCGTACGCGCGCTGACCGGCGTATTCGAGTTGTGGTTCACCTTCGGTTCGGTCGCGACCGTGGTCGCATTCTTCAATTCCAAGGGAAAGCGCATCGGCGATCTGTTGGCGGGAACCTACGCCATACGCGTGCGCGGTGCTCGCATCGCGACGCTGCGCCTCCAAGTGCCACCAGATCTGGCAATGTGGGCGTCGCATTCGGATATGCGCCCCCTCCCAGATTCCGTCGCGTTGGCGGCCCGCCAGTTTCTCTCGCGCGCAGGGCAATTCACTCCAGACGCCCGAATGCGGCTCGCGCAACAAATCGCGGCTTCACTCGAACCGTACGTCGCTCCCGGGCCTCCCGCCGGCACCCACCCGGAGGCCTTCATAGCGGCCGTACTGGCGACCCGCATGGAACGCGACCTGGCCCGCGCAACCGCGCAGGAACACATGGCGGTGCAGCGCCGCGAACAGCTCTCGCGCCTCCCTTTCGGAATCATCGATGCCCCCAAATAG
- a CDS encoding stage II sporulation protein M, with amino-acid sequence MDLDAFIAVRKPRWERLDVLAKSRRLTGRESDELVSLYQQVATDLSVVRSRAADPGTITQLSERLLRARARIAGSRSATWSDVSRFFAVSLPAAMYRVRWWTLAVTVGVSAIAVIVAIWVANTPEGLASIGSAQERENYVYNQFASYYEPGFGFASKVWTNNAWIATQCVAFGITGLWPIWALFQNAVNIGAVAGLMAAYGELGTFFSLITPHGLLELGSVFMAGGAGLKLFWTIVDPGPRPRSLALAQEGRSLFTVAIGLSCTLLLSGIVEGFVTGTALPTWAKIVIGSAVFGAVVAYIAIFGRRAIKRGETGDLRQDEAGYSVAYAG; translated from the coding sequence ATGGATTTGGACGCCTTCATTGCCGTGCGCAAACCGCGTTGGGAAAGACTGGACGTGCTTGCGAAGTCGCGGCGCCTGACCGGCCGTGAGTCGGATGAATTGGTGTCTCTCTATCAACAGGTCGCCACGGATCTGTCGGTGGTTCGTTCGCGGGCCGCGGACCCGGGAACAATTACGCAACTATCGGAACGGCTCTTGCGGGCCCGCGCGCGCATCGCCGGATCGCGGAGCGCCACCTGGTCCGATGTTTCCCGGTTCTTCGCGGTGTCTTTGCCCGCGGCGATGTACCGGGTCCGCTGGTGGACCCTAGCCGTTACCGTGGGCGTGAGCGCGATTGCCGTGATCGTCGCGATCTGGGTTGCAAACACTCCCGAAGGGTTGGCCTCGATCGGAAGCGCGCAAGAACGAGAAAACTACGTCTATAACCAATTCGCTAGCTACTACGAGCCCGGGTTTGGGTTCGCCTCTAAGGTGTGGACAAACAACGCGTGGATCGCCACGCAATGCGTTGCCTTTGGGATTACCGGCCTGTGGCCCATCTGGGCGCTTTTCCAGAACGCGGTCAATATCGGTGCCGTTGCGGGACTCATGGCCGCATACGGAGAACTCGGAACCTTCTTTTCGCTCATCACTCCGCACGGGCTCCTGGAATTAGGGTCCGTCTTCATGGCCGGCGGCGCTGGTTTGAAGCTCTTTTGGACCATCGTCGATCCGGGACCGCGGCCGCGATCCCTGGCGCTGGCACAGGAAGGCCGCTCACTGTTTACGGTTGCGATCGGGCTGTCTTGCACGCTCCTGTTGTCCGGCATCGTCGAGGGATTCGTCACCGGGACCGCGTTACCCACCTGGGCCAAGATTGTTATCGGTTCCGCGGTATTTGGGGCGGTCGTGGCGTACATCGCGATATTTGGGCGCCGGGCAATCAAGCGCGGCGAGACGGGGGACCTGCGGCAGGACGAGGCCGGGTATAGCGTTGCTTACGCCGGGTGA
- a CDS encoding ABC transporter permease, protein MNRDSGEARAAGADAAHSAGSAALAAKRDEDLSPAQLAARYGLHPVGRRESLPAYVRSIGKWLPFAGELGFAQASSLNRNSYLGQIWNFLNPILNSLVYILVFGVMLGTTRGVENVVAFIVTGVFTFRFFGDVIGNGGKSIRKGSGLMKSLPFPRAVLPISQTITEFAFFIPEMVAMLIIIKLSGALHNAKPVHWGWDLLLLPVALIIAFFFSLGCAFIVARWVAFIPDLARLVPFCLRLVMYGSGAIFPVMHYFSNPTIVAILKYQPVAVLLELVRQVTLNEPTIPFEWSLWLWGVGWAAAAMVIGLIYFWRAEARYGRE, encoded by the coding sequence TTGAACCGTGATTCGGGTGAGGCGCGAGCCGCTGGGGCTGACGCCGCGCACAGTGCGGGTAGCGCCGCTCTCGCTGCGAAACGCGACGAGGATCTATCGCCGGCTCAACTAGCGGCTCGCTACGGGCTTCATCCGGTGGGCCGACGGGAGTCATTGCCCGCCTATGTCCGTAGCATCGGCAAATGGTTGCCGTTCGCGGGTGAACTGGGGTTCGCCCAGGCGTCATCCTTGAACCGCAATTCCTACCTGGGGCAGATCTGGAACTTCCTCAATCCGATTCTCAATTCCCTCGTTTACATCTTGGTCTTCGGCGTCATGCTGGGGACGACGCGTGGCGTCGAAAACGTCGTTGCCTTCATTGTCACCGGCGTGTTCACCTTCCGGTTCTTTGGTGACGTGATTGGCAACGGCGGCAAATCGATCCGCAAGGGCAGCGGTTTGATGAAGTCGCTGCCGTTTCCCCGGGCCGTGCTGCCGATTTCGCAGACGATCACGGAGTTCGCGTTCTTCATCCCCGAGATGGTGGCGATGCTGATAATCATCAAACTCTCGGGCGCGCTGCACAACGCGAAACCAGTCCACTGGGGCTGGGATCTGTTGCTGCTCCCCGTTGCGTTGATCATCGCATTCTTCTTCTCCCTGGGCTGCGCATTCATTGTTGCCCGTTGGGTGGCGTTCATCCCGGATCTGGCGCGCCTCGTCCCATTTTGCTTGCGACTCGTCATGTACGGTTCCGGCGCCATATTCCCGGTGATGCACTACTTCAGCAACCCCACGATCGTGGCAATTTTGAAGTACCAGCCGGTGGCCGTCTTGCTGGAGCTGGTGCGACAGGTGACACTCAACGAGCCGACAATTCCATTCGAGTGGTCGCTGTGGCTGTGGGGTGTGGGTTGGGCCGCCGCGGCAATGGTCATCGGCCTCATCTACTTCTGGCGAGCGGAGGCACGCTATGGCCGCGAATGA
- a CDS encoding SpoIID/LytB domain-containing protein codes for MATTLVVVLAAATGATDSAAAGAAASGPSTKSGLALDLARRTVGDDAATQAVRKKRAAKSFRITGAGYGHGVGMSQYGAYQLARQGKSAAKILQYYYKNTSVEAVKVPRTISVQVFGPEPYAFSGYADRARVTTVSVRKGEWRLVDRDGDIIYPRDGVASRKLSVRFNATGTKVRATVYAGSKKKESFTAREIRFQWTGTESLEGSDAVAVVQGANGTYRHGELVATSIRKRINITNRLALTHYLYGISEMPSLWGTDANRGIAALSAQAITARSYALVRMRVSASAPAGKLRKGCNCHLVDDVRDQNYTGWKKEGEKSANTNVGRLWTSAVDSTVNKDGEQVLLYAGKPIATYYYSSSGGATANVGDVWGGSVPYLRSVPDKASLSAPGNRMKKWKRTVPARTVAAAFGLKSVVSVKVIRRYKSGQVKTLLATSPSGKRVKLTAKSDQFRSRLGSLPSAWISSLKPGY; via the coding sequence GTGGCCACCACTCTAGTTGTCGTGCTTGCGGCGGCGACCGGTGCCACAGATTCGGCGGCCGCTGGCGCAGCGGCGAGCGGCCCCTCCACGAAGTCAGGTTTGGCTCTCGATCTCGCTCGAAGGACCGTTGGCGACGATGCGGCTACCCAGGCCGTGCGCAAAAAGCGCGCAGCGAAGTCATTTCGGATTACGGGGGCAGGCTACGGACACGGCGTAGGCATGTCTCAATACGGGGCCTACCAACTGGCGCGGCAGGGAAAATCCGCCGCGAAGATTCTGCAGTATTACTACAAGAACACTTCGGTAGAGGCAGTCAAGGTTCCCCGGACCATCTCGGTCCAGGTATTCGGTCCCGAACCTTACGCCTTTAGCGGCTATGCCGACCGGGCCCGCGTCACAACCGTGAGCGTGCGGAAGGGTGAATGGCGACTCGTCGATCGCGACGGTGACATCATCTACCCGCGCGACGGCGTCGCTAGCAGGAAGCTCTCAGTGCGCTTCAACGCTACGGGAACAAAGGTACGCGCAACCGTCTATGCCGGATCGAAAAAGAAAGAGTCCTTCACCGCGCGGGAGATCCGTTTCCAGTGGACCGGGACAGAATCACTCGAAGGAAGTGACGCCGTGGCCGTGGTGCAGGGGGCGAACGGCACCTATCGGCACGGAGAACTAGTCGCGACTTCCATTCGCAAGCGGATCAATATAACGAATCGGCTCGCGTTGACGCACTACCTCTACGGCATATCAGAGATGCCGTCACTGTGGGGCACCGATGCGAATCGGGGCATCGCGGCGCTTTCCGCCCAAGCGATCACCGCTCGCAGCTATGCATTGGTGCGCATGCGCGTGTCAGCATCAGCTCCCGCGGGCAAGCTGCGCAAGGGCTGCAATTGTCATCTGGTCGATGACGTGCGGGATCAAAATTACACCGGATGGAAGAAGGAGGGAGAGAAGTCCGCGAATACCAATGTCGGCAGGCTGTGGACTTCCGCAGTCGATTCGACGGTAAACAAAGACGGGGAACAGGTGCTGCTGTACGCCGGGAAGCCGATCGCTACGTACTATTACTCGTCCTCCGGTGGGGCAACCGCGAACGTCGGGGACGTTTGGGGTGGTTCCGTTCCCTATCTTCGCTCCGTCCCGGACAAGGCAAGCCTGTCCGCGCCCGGTAACAGGATGAAGAAATGGAAGCGAACGGTACCCGCCCGCACCGTCGCCGCAGCCTTCGGCCTGAAGTCAGTGGTCAGCGTCAAGGTCATCCGCCGGTACAAGTCGGGCCAGGTAAAGACATTGCTCGCGACATCCCCCAGCGGCAAGCGAGTAAAGCTAACCGCGAAATCCGACCAGTTCCGTTCCCGCCTCGGATCATTGCCGTCTGCCTGGATATCCTCCCTCAAGCCCGGATATTGA